A genomic window from Tenebrio molitor chromosome X, icTenMoli1.1, whole genome shotgun sequence includes:
- the fs(1)M3 gene encoding LOW QUALITY PROTEIN: uncharacterized protein fs(1)M3 (The sequence of the model RefSeq protein was modified relative to this genomic sequence to represent the inferred CDS: substituted 1 base at 1 genomic stop codon): MKISLLSFVSLLHVINGAEVTSQLKKYLEERAKVVEEKLNRHSRNSRNFYNVKLNEVNKVELIGNYSSGEIFTFFDTPYVLMDQDLYVVSQNSYSMVDTFLPNEEAEFLQAKQFKTMCFVMFVTKLNILHIFGFTKESKKFHKIQNIIQTNISDATFFEHQNDLYLVISNYKKQDPAIVVVYKFVDSHFDESEKFFASSATKLHTFHNNGNEVIIVLEEFGGTSTLYQFNNNGVRKIQKIDTVLPECVLSYVYRKKRYVIIFDGNHNGVKLYLWTGTALIFWEQFTTSVVLKGKKEVTYLNNEPYLFVSDEKSLWIFSLTNDQISLILNSAFSPNLTNIWSYYLNYSNTIVTLGPTVEKTVEIVTFSISVEENESEEKVVEKDQLSNCFSNLEKAVYLFRNKLTTAKNQSSTVLREAAVDKSRSKLPIDTLEDLQAKFFIVKSAIKSNESNSLIINETLTINFPLKASKVVARDVRFDELNNQKWQPDRWLSYTFPQNISGLVKAQLVQTNNLKISHNKSLFNNLLLRNGNQIVSGSVHVQNLQTTRIQVDSVNNVSVEDICYKSKPTTIEGLKSFSELKATNLKSGSINGIDSRLIMSILTNPEPLKYIFDGNLKVDNLWVKNINEVDIERLKQSVFRFGITDSIDGSLTFTSVQAREMIFGTLQGKSNFLTVATDQTINSSLTISKIYTGSIETKTINGIDFKNSVATLDDRLISGRRGKKXNHNINGIFLGPVSILKLNVTHNLTMEGNVDRELLQFNNTHIVGTNESDFLQRYNGKIKIRGNLFLKNFDLGKSAKIEVSGTEFDTRLDRFWTKSTHQAIPTHFEAQNGASTPHLFTTLMNGVSVDDYMSNSTQQTKPAKFYFESVVVKGNVKLNPSKQHLPDLRRIQKDSVKVNGTFHIKGLKNYSSVLKVDNLEVNFLNDSQRVQNLHIRGDLHVEKLTVEAINNVQLESLIENSLHVDGPQNLHKLNFANVTVKNLIVTSLLNGREINEVILKINNTNKIDKIRDVHIDSTVKIKNVEKLSTINGLEVEQLMRNSRSEFVNNTIFGDIKFSSAIKVRDLHVIVINDIDFRKLSRRILYKSWNQIITEHFKFVDLKSANLITERINDFCVQKPIDISSPESQTVASKNLTAVRPIKAQNLFANVLCDIEECLRNLKNPPTQVWDNVLITGNVTFWDEQSLVRRILSKVVTTQYDNLITAKVTFVNHICANNVSALKTINNIDMKEIIEDAFLNKPDTKQIVKGKKVFGKLEAENLIGLQNTNVTTINDIAILKINDNIVSKNSDVVGLVKGKKVFFGGLQAKKIETEVVSGVKWQDLVSYTNDSEIPSTMFQSVSVKHNFNVKLINNMPFDVLLNERVLKESPKQILTGNYFFRDVKFKGDVWAFRINDVEMANVVYDDKTQIIESPKKFVEDLTIVGNVKAEFVNGLKLSESYEQAVLKNEKTNFTGTVVVLKPASLEGRIDSNYINNVPVESVLNTNTKQFLTSEARQINKITQQISDFVNKYLNTTIRMPAELMYLEKSADLQISVPNTISAQIVKTRDDILVHIEGEEGGKFCGLPMMCKCPVQQTMQISSEHSVNTFINKQSQRIYSYYDDNIIINFISNSISTDSYCRTSKTKVMNEVSSLTWNTIPRDDNTGGFFVHQAFFNGYISGVKFFTIYDTTYVVVGVYYDSVLDTHNVNSLVLRFNEDRTGLEEIQKIPTVGAKTISLFPTAQGIVLIIGNLLESRVNTKILRFDEQKQQFELLREAPTFGSLFAEGVVLETDSLIILANERSSLQILKYHPEFDNYYFYQSLQLDYPISSMSVFYADDFGISDAYLSVVTTNDKYFIYSFQFIEGWKLESTGALDGIKSLVPFKLNNKSYLLAPSSNTSCLLTFVEHDLY; the protein is encoded by the exons ATGAAAATTTCTCTACTCTCATTTGTT TCCCTTTTGCACGTCATCAACGGTGCGGAGGTTACAtcacagttaaaaaaatatttggaggAGCGAGCTAAAGTGGTCGAGGAAAAACTAAATCGTCATTCAAGAAATTCACGGAATTTTTACAATGTGAAACTTAACGAAGTAAATAAAGTGGAGCTGATCGGTAATTACAGCAGTGgagaaattttcacttttttcgATACGCCTTACGTTCTAATGGATCAAGATTTATACGTAGTTTCACAAAATAGCTACAGCATGGTTGATACATTTTTACCAAATGAAGAAGCCGAGTTTCTACAA gcaaaacaatttaaaacgaTGTGTTTTGTAATGTTTGTCACAAAACTGaatattttacacattttcgGATTCACCAAAGAAAgcaaaaaatttcacaaaattcaaaacatcATACAGACGAACATATCCGATGCTACATTTTTCGAACACCAAAACGACTTATATTTGGTCATTTCCAATTACAAAAAGCAGGACCCAGCAATTGTTGT AGTGTACAAATTCGTCGACTCGCATTTTGATGAAAGTGAAAAATTCTTCGCTTCAAGCGCCACAAAACTGCACACTTTCCACAACAACGGCAACGAGGTCATTATTGTTTTGGAGGAATTTGGA GGAACTTCAACTTTGTACCAATTTAACAACAACGGTGtcagaaaaattcaaaaaattgatacagTATTGCCCGAGTGTGTGCTAAGCTACGTGTATCGAAAAAAACGATATGTGATTATTTTTGATGGAAATCATAATGGTGTCAAGCTTTATTTGTGGACCG gAACTGCTTTGATATTTTGGGAACAATTCACCACGAGTGTTGTTTTAAAGGGGAAAAAAGAAGTTACTTATTTGAATAATGAACCATATCTTTTCGTCTCAGATGAG AAGAGTCTTTGGATCTTCAGTTTAACAAACGATCAGATTTCGTTAATTCTTAACTCTGCGTTTAGTCCAAATTTGACAAACATATGGAGTTATTACCTTAATTATTCAAATACAATAGTTACTTTAGGACCAACTGTAGAAAAAACTGTGGAAATAGTTACGTTTTCAATTTCTGTAGAGGAAAATGAATCAG AGGAAAAAGTTGTAGAGAAAGACCAACTGTCAAATTGCttttcaaatttagaaaaagcTGTATATCTTTTTCGAAACAAACTCACAACTGCAAAAAATCAAAGCAGTACTGTACTGAGGGAGGCTGCTGTTGACAAATCGCGCAGTAAG CTTCCAATCGACACTTTGGAAGATTTACAAGCGAAGTTTTTCATTGTTAAATCAGCGATAAAAAGTAACGAATCAAACAGTTTG ATCATCAACGAAACTTTGACAATTAATTTTCCGTTGAAAGCTTCGAAAGTCGTTGCCAGAGATGTCCGTTTTGATGAGCTTAACAATCAGAAATGGCAACCAGACCGGTGGTTGTCTTACACATTCCCACAGAACATTTCAGGATTGGTGAAAGCTCAGCTCGTGCAAAcgaacaatttgaaaatatctcaCAATAAATCTTTGTTCAACA ATCTCTTGTTACGCAACGGAAATCAAATTGTGTCCGGGTCAGTTCACGTCCAAAACTTGCAAACCACGCGAATTCAAGTGGACTCAGTAAATAATGTTTCCGTTGAGGACATTTGTTACAAAAGCAAACCAACCACAATCGAAGGACTCAAGAGTTTTTCCGAACTGAAAGCGACAAATCTCAAGAGTGGTAGCATAAACGGA ATCGATTCGAGATTGATCATGTCGATCCTAACAAATCCCGAGCCTTTGAAGTATATTTTTGATGGGAACCTTAAGGTGGATAATTTATGGGTCAAGAATATAAATGAAGTTGATATTGAAAGATTGAAACAATCTGTTTTTCGATTCGGAATCACAGATTCTATCGATGGAAGTCTCACTTTTACAAGTGTCCAAGCCCGAGAAATGATTTTTGGAACGTTACAGGGAAAGTCAAATTTTCTGACAGTCGCCACTGATCAAACCATAAACTCGTCACTTACGATTTCGAAAATTTATACAGGGAGTATTGAGACTAAGACGATTAACGggattgattttaaaaattcagttGCCACGCTTGACGACAGATTAATATCTGGTAGAAGAGGTAAGAAATAAAATCACAATATAAATGGTATATTTCTAGGCCCCGTCAGCATCCTCAAATTAAACGTGACACATAATTTGACAATGGAGGGCAACGTCGACAGGGAGTTGTTGCAGTTTAACAACACACACATCGTAGGAACGAACGAATCCGATTTCTTGCAAAGATACAACGGGAAAATCAAAATTCGAGGAAAcctgtttttgaaaaacttcgaTTTAGGAAAATCCGCCAAGATCGAAGTTTCCGGAACTGAATTCGATACCAGACTCGACAGGTTCTGGACGAAATCCACTCACCAAGCAATTCCCACACATTTCGAAGCGCAAAACGGAGCATCAACCCCTCACCTCTTCACAACCCTCATGAACGGAGTCAGCGTCGACGACTATATGTCCAACTCGACGCAACAAACAAAACccgcaaaattttatttcgaaagCGTAGTCGTTAAAGGAAACGTGAAGCTCAACCCAAGCAAACAACATCTCCCCGATTTACGTCGAATTCAAAAAGATTCGGTCAAAGTAAACGGTACTTTTCACATCAAAGGTTTGAAAAATTACAGCAGCGTTTTGAAAGTGGACAACCtcgaggttaatttcctgaaCG ATTCACAACGAGTTCAAAATTTGCACATCAGAGGTGACCTACATGTGGAGAAGTTGACAGTTGAGGCGATAAATAACGTACAGTTAGAGTCTTTGATTGAAAATTCTTTACACGTGGATGGTCCACAAAATTTACACAAACTCAATTTTGCAAACGTGACTG TTAAGAATTTAATTGTGACTTCTCTATTGAACGGTCGTGAGATAAATGAagtcattttgaaaatcaacAACACAAACAAGATTGACAAGATCAGGGACGTCCATATTGACAgcactgtcaaaatcaaaaatgtagaaaaattGTCGACGATTAATGGTCTGGAAGTTGAACAACTTATGCGTAATAGT AGGTCTGAGTTTGTTAATAACACGATATTTGGGGACATAAAATTTTCGAGCGCAATAAAAGTCAGGGATTTGCATGTGATCGTGATTAACGATATTGATTTTCGTAAACTTTCACGGAGGATTTTGTACAAATCGTGGAACCAAATAATAACAGagcattttaagttcgttgaTCTTAAATCAG CAAATTTGATAACTGAGCGAATTAACGACTTTTGTGTGCAAAAACCAATCGACATTTCGAGTCCTGAGAGCCAAACAGTTGCGTCAAAAAATCTCACTGCGGTGAGACCGATAAAAGCACAGAATTTGTTTGCAAACGTGTTGTGCGACATAGAGGAGTGTTTGAGGAATTTGAAAAACCCACCAACACAAGTTTGGGACAATGTTTTGATTACAGGTAATGTCACATTTTGGGACGAGCAATCTCTCGTACGTAGAATTCTTTCCAAAGTGGTGACAACACAGTATGACAATTTGATCACAGCCAAA GTCACTTTTGTGAATCACATCTGTGCCAATAATGTTAGTGctttgaaaacaattaataacattgacatgaaggaaataatagAGGATGCGTTTTTAAACAAGCCTGACACGAAGCAAATCGTGAAGGGGAAAAAGGTTTTTGGGAAGCTAGAAGCAGAAAACTTGATAGGTTTACAAAATACGAATGTCACAACAATTAACGATATtgcgattttgaaaattaatgacAATATTGTGTCGAAAAATTCTGACGTTGTTGGGCTTGTAAAGggaaaaaaagtgttttttggGGGGTTGCAAGCTAAAAAAATCGAG ACTGAAGTTGTATCAGGAGTTAAGTGGCAAGATTTAGTCAGCTACACAAATGACAGCGAAATACCAAGCACCATGTTTCAGTCTGTCAGTGTCAAACATAACTTTAATGTCAAATTGATTAATAATATGCCATTCGATGTGTTGTTAAACGAGAGGGTTTTAAAAGAGTCGCCGAAACAAATATTGACTGGCAACTATTTTTTCCGCgatgttaaatttaaag GAGATGTTTGGGCGTTTCGGATCAACGACGTAGAAATGGCAAACGTGGTTTACGACGATAAAACTCAAATAATCGAAAGTCCCAAGAAGTTCGTCGAAGATCTGACGATTGTAGGAAACGTAAAAGCTGAATTTGTTAATGGATTAAAATTGTCGGAATCTTACGAACAAGctgttttgaaaaatgaaaaaaccaATTTCACCGGAACAGTG gTCGTTCTCAAACCAGCATCGCTAGAAGGACGCATCGACAGCAATTACATAAATAACGTTCCCGTAGAGTCTGTGTTGAACACAAataccaaacaatttttgacaTCGGAAGCTCGACAGATCAACAAAATCACACAACAAATTTCAGACTTCGTCAACAAATACCTGAACACCACAATAA GGATGCCGGCCGAACTGATGTATTTGGAAAAATCAGCGGACTTGCAAATATCCGTTCCAAATACAATAAGCGCTCAAATTGTGAAAACTAGAGACGACATTTTGGTTCATATCGAAGGCGAGGAAGGTGGCAAGTTTTGTGGATTGCCAATGATGTGTAAATGTCCGGTGCAACAGACGATGCAAATTTCGTCGGAACACTCCGTGAATACTTTTATCAACAAACAGAGCCAACGAATCTACAGTTATTACGACGATAATATCATTATAAATTTCATCAGTAACAGCATCAGCACCGATTCTTACTGCAG gacAAGTAAAACAAAAGTTATGAACGAAGTGTCATCTCTCACGTGGAACACAATTCCTCGCGATGATAATACCGGAGGGTTTTTCGTACACCAAGCCTTTTTTAATGGTTACATAAGCGGggtaaaattttttaccaTATACGATACAACGTACGTGGTCGTCGGTGTTTACTACGATTCCGTTTTGGACACGCACAACGTAAACTCTTTGGTGTTGCGATTTAACGAGGACAGA ACTGGGCTCgaagaaattcaaaaaataccaACCGTGGGTGCGAAGACTATTTCGTTGTTCCCGACAGCGCAGGGGATTGTTTTGATAATTGGAAATTTGTTGGAGTCTCGGGTCAACACGAAAATTCTTCGGTTCGATGAGCAGAAACAACAG TTCGAACTTTTGCGGGAGGCGCCAACTTTTGGAAGTCTTTTTGCCGAAGGGGTCGTGTTGGAAACGGACAGTCTGATTATTTTGGCAAATGAACGCTCGAGTTTGCAGATTCTCAAATACCATCCGGAATTTGACAACTATTACTTTTATCAGAGCTTGCAACTAGATTATCCGATATCATCTATGTCAGTCTTCTACGCTGAcg attttgGAATAAGCGATGCCTATTTGAGCGTAGTAACCACGAACGATAAATACTTTATTTACTCTTTCCAGTTTATAGAAGGTTGGAAGTTAGAATCTACGGGAGCACTAGACGGTATTAAAAGCCTGGTTCCTTTCAAACTAAACAACAAATCGTACctactcgctccttcgtcgaaTACGAGCTGTTTGCTCACTTTTGTTGAACACGACTTGTATTGA
- the LOC138140441 gene encoding uncharacterized protein translates to MNTFLIAIVFPLSMWTSLTLGSDLTFAISPNRTKREPPVYRPIKHSYSSPSRRKPKPIYGPPPRPVYGPPSKPKPVYGPPKPIYSAPPSFTYEAPSYHSPPPSYGPPPSHSYHGPSSPPAPTYGVPSPGYSHQAVPPATSYGVPVHYSPPATDYGPPPSHSYGPPPPSYGPPPSPSYGPPSNSYGPPPSQSYGAPTNSYGPPPSSSYGAPPHFQGFESQTTSYTHSSPSYGVPEGTYSQPYDIPQDFHSHPLTYDTSSASYGTPGALNSYGVPATQHEAPLRYNYYVSNSYGGPHHRAEDVVVGGEVFHSSYSDPYSADGSNNYVKFDETTSKVVKLEAPDPTVSYGKIESTTKVPNHNYDGPGIEDESLEMFINDRKKQLQKLKNFYRYKNRDNYSNDVEVQKSQSFDFYAGKGHGLDEKQVPHHGYRSHYHHHHHH, encoded by the coding sequence GTCTTCCCGCTATCAATGTGGACCTCGTTGACCCTTGGTTCAGATCTAACCTTTGCAATATCTCCGAACCGCACCAAAAGAGAACCCCCAGTATATCGCCCTATAAAACACTCCTACAGCTCACCCTCCCGTCGCAAACCTAAACCTATCTACGGCCCACCTCCTCGTCCCGTCTACGGTCCACCCTCCAAACCTAAACCGGTTTACGGCCCTCCCAAACCAATTTACAGCGCTCCGCCCTCTTTCACCTACGAAGCCCCATCGTACCATTCTCCTCCTCCCAGTTACGGACCACCCCCTTCACACAGCTATCACGGACCGAGTTCACCTCCTGCACCCACCTACGGGGTTCCGTCTCCCGGTTACAGCCACCAAGCGGTGCCTCCTGCAACGTCGTACGGAGTTCCGGTTCATTACTCGCCCCCTGCGACCGACTACGGACCGCCACCTTCGCACTCTTACGGGCCACCGCCGCCCTCGTACGGACCTCCACCTTCTCCTTCGTATGGACCACCGTCGAATTCGTACGGACCGCCCCCATCTCAGTCGTACGGAGCTCCAACAAATTCGTACGGACCTCCACCTTCCAGTTCGTACGGGGCGCCGCCACATTTTCAAGGATTCGAATCACAAACCACGTCGTACACTCATTCCTCCCCCAGTTATGGGGTACCAGAAGGGACGTACTCGCAGCCGTACGACATCCCGCAAGACTTCCACAGTCATCCCCTCACGTATGACACGTCCTCAGCGAGCTACGGAACTCCTGGTGCTTTGAATTCGTATGGAGTTCCGGCGACTCAACACGAGGCTCCGCTGCGCTACAACTATTACGTGTCTAACTCCTATGGTGGTCCTCATCACAGAGCTGAAGACGTGGTGGTCGGTGGGGAAGTGTTTCATTCGTCCTACTCGGATCCGTACAGTGCCGATGGGAGCAATAATTATGTGAAATTTGACGAGACAACATCGAAAGTGGTGAAACTGGAAGCACCAGATCCGACAGTTTCCTATGGCAAAATTGAAAGTACCACCAAAGTTCCGAATCATAACTACGACGGACCTGGTATCGAAGATGAGTCTCTGGAAATGTTTATCAACGACAGGAAGAAgcaattgcaaaaattgaaaaacttttacagATATAAAAATCGAGATAATTACTCGAATGATGTCGAAGTTCAAAAGTCGCAGTCGTTTGATTTTTATGCGGGAAAAGGGCACGGTCTTGATGAAAAACAAGTTCCACATCATGGCTACAGGTCACACTATCACCACCACCACCATCATTAA